One segment of Scleropages formosus chromosome 23, fSclFor1.1, whole genome shotgun sequence DNA contains the following:
- the zbtb22b gene encoding zinc finger and BTB domain-containing protein 22b isoform X2, with protein MDPLAFESVLSCAYTGQLRMLREDIVNYLTVGSVLQMWHIVDKCTELLKEGRGGTTGTQGGGAQGNPRCSSSSGREPGTGAQSGEVHSEVLPPSRPALNESQSPSSTNYFSPREAGLGGGMATTGMSGDGATNSTSSYCTPSGGDEGFLIEEDEEDEELMYTRKQERGSGRRKKNTSVSDQEAGVSDSFGVSSFQDGDPPPPQKRPTYSQPSIMPRKQWVVVKTERPQDDELIVVSGEEGGEEEEEREMELERESERERTFNISDVRTLSGDISARADAEMEAQVDYCQSSEDYLKFDSDLMDQTTSQHSHNSSGSSSSSRAVSALLGSVQSGATRAQLFPIDMQGNQILLYSQGPLDPSNPITAGSGASLKGTGLEHGAVHLSGHGGLDGMEGPGGANSGKVFMCHCGKTFTHKSMRDRHINMHLDLRPFHCPVCAKKFKMKHHLTEHMKTHTGLKPYDCHSCGKKFMWRDSFMRHRSHCERRGGASDGAGGVEGAAVISPPLHHANSEIGQRIPSGGIGGRGGISVLSPHHSSGSSSSVSCLTMAGPGSLLGVSSQSTAHGLGSAVFGLGGSRSGCEDEVCEVSVSESSVT; from the exons ACTACCTCACCGTGGGGAGTGTGCTGCAGATGTGGCACATCGTGGACAAGTGCACCGAGCTCCTTAAGGAAGGACGGGGAGGGACTACTGGAACACAGGGTGGAGGTGCTCAGGGCAAtcccaggtgcagcagcagcagtgggcgAGAGCCGGGGACAGGAGCCCAGTCCGGTGAAGTCCACTCTGAAGTCCTGCCCCCCAGCCGCCCCGCTCTGAATGAGAGCCAGTCCCCCAGCAGCACCAACTACTTCAGCCCCAGAGAGGCAGGCTTGGGTGGGGGAATGGCCACCACTGGCATGTCAGGAGATGGGGCCACAAACTCCACCTCCAGTTACTGCACTCCATCTGGGGGTGATGAGGGGTTCCTGATTGAAGAAgacgaggaggatgaggagctcATGTACACCAGGAAGCAGGAGAGAGGAAGCggaagaaggaagaagaacaCCTCTGTCTCTGATCAGGAGGCAGGGGTTAGTGACAGTTTTGGTGTGTCTTCCTTCCAAGATGGTGATCCCCCTCCTCCACAGAAGCGGCCCACCTATAGCCAGCCCAGCATCATGCCCCGCAAGCAATGGGTAGTGGTGAAAACAGAGAGGCCCCAGGATGACGAACTGATCGTGGTatctggggaggaggggggtgaggaggaggaagagagggagatggagctggagagagagagcgagagggaaaGGACATTCAATATATCTGATGTAAGGACCCTCTCTGGGGACATCAGTGCCAGAGCTGATGCTGAAATGGAGGCACAG GTAGATTACTGCCAGTCCTCTGAAGACTACCTCAAGTTTGACAGTGATCTCATGGACCAGACAACCTCACAGCACTCTCACAATAGTTCTGGTAGCTCCAGTAGCAGCAGGGCCGTGTCTGCTTTACTGGGGTCAGTTCAGTCTGGTGCCACAAGAGCACAGCTTTTCCCTATAGACATGCAAGGAAATCAAATCCTGCTATACAGCCAAGGCCCTCTGGACCCTTCTAATCcaattacagctggaagtggagcATCACTGAAAGGCACAGGTCTGGAGCATGGAGCTGTGCATCTGTCAGGGCACGGTGGCCTGGATGGTATGGAGGGGCCCGGAGGCGCAAACTCCGGCAAGGTGTTCATGTGCCACTGTGGGAAGACCTTCACACACAAGAGCATGCGGGACCGGCACATAAACATGCACCTTGACCTCCGACCCTTTCATTGTCCAGTCTGTGCCAAGAAGTTCAAAATGAAGCATCACCTCACGGAGCACATGAAGACACACACGGGCCTCAAGCCTTACGATTGCCACAGCTGCGGTAAAAAGTTCATGTGGCGTGACAGCTTCATGAGACACCGGTCCCATTGTGAGAGGCGGGGTGGGGCCAGCGATGGTGCGGGTGGGGTGGAAGGAGCTGCTGTCATATCCCCACCTCTCCATCATGCCAACAGCGAGATTGGCCAGAGGATTCCCTCTGGAGGAATTGGTGGTAGAGGTGGGATATCTGTCTTGTCCCCACACCATTCCAGTGGAAGTAGCAGCAGTGTGTCCTGTCTGACTATGGCTGGACCAGGGTCTCTGTTGGGGGTGTCCTCCCAGAGCACAGCACACGGTCTGGGTTCTGCTGTTTTCGGGCTGGGAGGTAGTCGAAGTGGCTGTGAGGATGAGGTGTGTGAGGTGAGTGTGAGCGAGAGCAGTGTCACTTAA
- the daxx gene encoding death domain-associated protein 6 translates to MSGLEQVMDSIVILDNDEAEKEQVQPCSSSSSSSCLLSVNSGIPEASLPAPTHITQSPFASAQKECHVLLLENQKLFKEFVDHCSAHTKEHPEVITYLQSKHAKASPTFLSSVELRNTLGRCLTQAQAYSSKTFVYINELCTVLKQHAVKKRISATTVASSAGEGLGMESNAENPSTSIQEEHKKPTKASRRQIAYLENLLKVYYEEIRRLQEKEISLDDMMEEDSSYIQEHRLKRKMMKIYNKLCELKDCSTLTGRVIEQKVHYSGTRYPEINRKIERFINSPESQQNPPDYTDILQVVQRANERYSLCLSRKQVAEIAQDVFRETGNRLQERRHLDMIYNFGSYLTDAYKPAADPALSDSALSRKLRSNRDIAIANLNSVITKYALKQEDGEENERRKRVAKGKVKEENAKEREEDATAPENQPRTEETEGCESERDEPESEGDGQDGSEDDDEEDEDVSSDPDIEEELEASRSQEGADDEIEEEEEEEEEEDVANESDKEHHWGTGQSSSPDVEVIGVNGEEDSQSASSCQGDVTEGCYSSIIRDLNADPTHPGRPSQSEIRRLERRPLKGVSRVTASQSCLPSSCQGAESPVRFPSATNAVSVPASPVLDSSSQGLQSPLHDSMSANGSPLPPSPVDIQTTPNCRKKKRPSESSTEVAFNGSHKHEYCMSDDDIPLDMGVYSGSSPLQADSTHLDSPTQELVSSSRCTPPPKKNKVDVATQCDPDEVIILSDSD, encoded by the exons ATGTCTGGACTGGAGCAG GTGATGGACAGTATTGTGATCCTGGACAATGATGAGGCAGAGAAGGAACAAGTTCAAccttgctcctcctcctcctcctcctcttgcctTCTGTCTGTCAACTCGGGGATCCCAGAGGCCTCACTGCCTGCTCCCACCCACATTACTCAGTCTCCCTTCGCTTCTGCTCAGAAGGAGTGTCACGTCCTCCTGCTGGAGAACCAGAAGCTCTTCAAGGAG TTTGTGGACCACTGCAGCGCTCACACAAAGGAACACCCAGAGGTCATAACCTATCTGCAAAGCAAGCATGCCAAGGCCTCTCCGACATTCCTGTCATCGGTAGAGCTGCGCAACACGTTGGGCCGCTGCCTGACGCAGGCCCAGGCCTACAGCTCCAAGACCTTCGTCTACATCAATGAGCTGTGCACTGTGCTCAAGCAGCACGCTGTTAAAAAGAGAATATCTGCTACTACTGTGGCATCGAGTGCAGGGGAAGGCCTAGGAATGGAGTCTAATGCAGAGAATCCTTCAACCTCTATTCAAGAGGAACATAAAAAGCCTACAAAGGCTTCCAGGAGACAG ATTGCCTACCTGGAGAACTTGCTAAAGGTGTACTATGAGGAAATCCGCCggctgcaggagaaggagatAAGCCTGGATGACATGATGGAGGAGGACTCTAGCTACATCCAGGAGCACAGGTTGAAGCGTAAG ATGATGAAGATCTACAACAAGCTGTGTGAGCTGAAGGACTGCAGCACTCTGACGGGAAGAGTGATTGAGCAGAAGGTGCATTACAGTGGGACCCGCTACCCCGAGATCAACAGGAAG ATCGAACGCTTTATAAACAGCCCCGAGTCCCAGCAGAACCCACCTGACTACACAGACATCCtccaggtggtgcagcgggccaATGAGCGGTACAGCCTCTGTCTCAGCCGCAAGCAGGTGGCTGAAATCGCCCAGGACGTCTTCCGCGAGACAGGAAACCGGTTGCAGGAGAGAAGACACCTCGACATGATCTACAACTTCGGCTCGTACCTCACTGATGCCTACAAGCCTG CTGCTGACCCTGCACTCTCAGACTCGGCCTTATCTCGCAAGCTGCGGTCCAACAGGGATATAGCCATTGCCAATCTTAATAGTGTCATCACCAAATATGCCTTGAAACAAGAGGATGGCGAAGAAAACGAAAGGAGAAAGCGAGTAGCAAAGGGGAAGGTGAAAGAGGAG AATGCAAAGGAGAGGGAAGAGGATGCTACAGCACCGGAGAATCAGCCAAGGACTGAGGAAACGGAAGGGTGTGAGAGTGAACGGGATGAGCCAGAGAGCGAAGGCGATGGACAAGATGGGAGCGAAGATGATGACGAGGAAGACGAGGACGTGTCCTCAGATCCTGACATCGAGGAAGAGCTGGAGGCCAGCAGGTCGCAGGAGGGAGCAG ATGATGAGatagaagaggaggaggaggaagaagaggaggaggacgtGGCAAACGAGAGTGACAAAGAGCACCACTGGGGGACTGGCCAGTCCTCAAGCCCAGATGTGGAGGTGATAGGTGTGAATGGTGAAGAGGATAGTCAGTCAGCAAGTAGCTGTCAAGGAGACGTCACTGAGGGATGCTACTCTAGCATCATAAGGGACTTAAATGCTGATCCCACTCATCCGGGGAGGCCCAGCCAGTCAGAAATCAGAAGACTGGAGCGGCGACCTCTCAAAGGTGTTAGTAGAGTCACTGCCTCTCAGTCTTGTCTGCCTTCCTCCTGTCAGGGGGCCGAAAGCCCGGTTCGTTTCCCTTCAGCGACGAATGCGGTTTCTGTGCCAGCGTCGCCTGTGTTGGATTCTTCCAGTCAAGGTCTGCAGTCCCCGCTACATGACTCAATGTCGGCCAATGGCAGTCCTCTACCACCCAGCCCTGTGGATATTCAGACTACACCCAACTGCAGAAAGAAGAAGCGACCGAGCGAATCCAGCACAGAGGTGGCGTTCAACGGCAGCCACAAACATGAGTACTGCATGAG TGACGATGACATCCCTCTGGACATGGGCGTATACAGCGGCAGCAGCCCCTTGCAGGCAGACTCCACCCACCTGGACAGCCCTACTCAGGAGCTGGTCAGCAGCTCACGGTGCACTCCACCGCCCAAGAAGAACAAG GTCGACGTGGCGACACAGTGCGACCCTGATGAGGTGATCATCCTTTCTGATTCTgattga